A region of Sugiyamaella lignohabitans strain CBS 10342 chromosome A, complete sequence DNA encodes the following proteins:
- the rad4 gene encoding BRCT domain protein Rad4 — protein sequence MSFLRPEGIPQIFEKWRSGLDIDIEQELEAAKLPVFDGYKICATNINIDPDRKILIDLITTHGGEYMPDLTKSVTQLISPVPTGKKYTFAKKWDIWVVSPLWVTMSVERGAALNEKFFSLDLPADKIGKGACSFDLHRQRERITKAREVAAVTEVDRTMSEISAPVKRKKSMASTAWNSILSDLGNHVVKKEIDVDRDQAAWEMNRRNAPNESEGYDHDNQDDNNSLNRRRRYEYENGDEHLIDKRNRLDIDTVNPANALFLNHCFMFVGFNDKQLKRLQSIITSHRGRLAEGEHRPTLIIVNSELPVAKYHELQLEREYTSVPIYTEWALERSLHKKKLSLDIWGQYVVHRDIPGFSGLNISLSGYAGVELLHLERLVNLLGGLYQSVFTASGDLLVSTPRSSKFKYALIWKVPIVNHLWIWGCASKGTILPLDCKEWVIDGKETEVRFLPRNKTAVVDTTVTADSRAPQAVSVAPVIPVQEKNRAESETEQSEESETMAPVSHSETSSLSELLQLARSDTDGLPVRDESHRPQKRSRDRRIVGRATESASANEVMKPATLVEVQPVEEQAHPSTQVSYLDIETQDERKKLLEALGESESAAEELRSVPDEMGPAVDLLHKRPRRNRNSTTPGRRLRANS from the coding sequence ATGTCCTTTTTACGACCAGAGGGAATCCCtcaaatttttgaaaagtgGAGAAGTGGGCTAGACATTGATATTGAGCAGGAACTCGAGGCTGCAAAATTACCTGTGTTTGATGGATATAAAATATGTGCTACGAATATCAATATTGATCCAGATCGGAAAATTCTCATTGATCTAATTACAACTCATGGTGGCGAGTATATGCCAGATTTGACAAAGTCAGTTACACAACTTATATCGCCAGTCCCCACGGGGAAGAAGTATACTTTTGCCAAAAAATGGGATATTTGGGTCGTCAGTCCTCTGTGGGTCACAATGAGTGTTGAACGCGGAGCAGCTTTAAATGAGAAATTCTTTTCACTGGATCTACCAGCAGACAAGATAGGTAAAGGAGCCTGTTCGTTCGATTTGCATCGCCAGCGAGAACGCATCACTAAAGCCAGAGAAGTGGCTGCAGTCACTGAAGTTGATAGAACTATGAGTGAAATTTCCGCTCCTgtgaagaggaaaaaaTCTATGGCTAGCACTGCGTGGAATAGTATACTGAGCGATTTAGGTAATCATGTGGTTAAGAAAGAGATAGACGTGGATCGAGATCAGGCTGCCTGGGAAATGAACAGAAGAAATGCACCCAACGAGTCTGAAGGCTATGACCATGATAATCAGGATGACAATAATAGTCTAAACAGGAGACGAAGATACGAGTATGAGAATGGTGACGAGCACCTTATAGACAAACGAAACCGGCTGGATATTGACACAGTGAATCCGGCCAATGCGCTGTTTCTTAACCACTGTTTTATGTTTGTTGGATTTAACGACAAGCAATTGAAAAGACTACAAAGCATAATCACATCGCATCGCGGTCGACTCGCAGAGGGTGAGCATCGACCGACACTTATTATTGTTAATTCGGAGCTACCAGTGGCCAAATATCATGAACTGCAACTTGAACGAGAGTACACATCTGTTCCAATTTATACTGAATGGGCACTGGAGAGAAGTTTGCATAAAAAGAAGCTTTCACTGGATATTTGGGGCCAGTATGTAGTTCATAGAGATATTCCTGGGTTCAGCGGCTTGAATATTAGCCTTTCAGGTTATGCTGGGGttgagcttcttcatcttgaACGTCTAGTGAACTTGTTGGGTGGATTATATCAGAGCGTGTTTACCGCTTCTGGGGACCTCTTAGTTTCAACTCCCCGGTCATCGAAATTCAAGTATGCCCTGATATGGAAAGTGCCGATAGTAAACCACTTGTGGATCTGGGGTTGTGCATCGAAAGGGACCATTCTACCTCTAGACTGTAAGGAGTGGGTAATAGATGGTAAAGAAACTGAGGTCAGATTCCTgccaagaaacaaaactgctgttgttgataccACTGTTACAGCTGACTCTCGTGCCCCGCAGGCTGTATCTGTGGCACCGGTGATTCCAGTTCAAGAGAAAAATCGTGCAGAATCAGAAACAGAGCAATCAGAAGAGTCGGAGACAATGGCACCTGTATCTCACTCCGAAACGAGCTCTCTGAGtgagcttcttcagttgGCAAGATCCGATACCGACGGTCTACCTGTCAGAGACGAATCACACAGGCCCCAAAAAAGGAGTCGTGATAGGCGTATTGTTGGTAGAGCTACTGAATCTGCTTCAGCTAACGAAGTGATGAAACCGGCGACCTTGGTTGAGGTACAGCCAGTCGAGGAACAGGCACATCCGTCTACTCAAGTCAGTTATCTGGATATTGAAACCCAGGATGAACGCAAAAAGCTCCTGGAAGCCCTGGGTGAATCAGAAAGTGCAGCTGAAGAACTGAGATCTGTTCCTGATGAAATGGGTCCAGCAGTTGACTTGCTCCATAAACGTCCTCGACGAAACCGTAACTCCACAACACCTGGCCGTCGTCTACGTGCGAACTCGTAG
- the RIT1 gene encoding Rit1p (2'-O-ribosyl phosphate transferase; modifies the initiator methionine tRNA at position 64 to distinguish it from elongator methionine tRNA; GO_component: GO:0005737 - cytoplasm [Evidence IDA] [PMID 14562095]; GO_function: GO:0016740 - transferase activity [Evidence IEA]; GO_function: GO:0016757 - transferase activity, transferring glycosyl groups [Evidence IEA]; GO_function: GO:0016763 - transferase activity, transferring pentosyl groups [Evidence IEA]; GO_function: GO:0016763 - transferase activity, transferring pentosyl groups [Evidence IDA,IGI,IMP] [PMID 7954819]; GO_process: GO:0019988 - charged-tRNA amino acid modification [Evidence IGI,IMP] [PMID 7954819]; GO_process: GO:0008033 - tRNA processing [Evidence IEA]), with amino-acid sequence MPDALSKTIPIWCSVLNYLALGGDVMFFTPPNTVSASEHDQIRSRVIGWAELAVNNGIDVEMLKTKITKPLRPLWITPDAYLPDEVPEFDEFYPLILCTASRMVQDGTEHRQGYTYVQGAADDHEEWAQLLTPELLWFNRDSLGDSKHTDSELHEMIENLAEQSSRLGAGQNKDTSEITLIKPTNISIASRSGCDVEDFVKFDLIIDLSEKSMSADDDNRKSGYRKLTYPLAAGKKGSKELRTILPDLVAVVSNESLFKGKILVICDTGTDFSVGVALVIVCLFYSLSYDCLDSRTTAFLDKTEIRKRLVHIISEHKCNPSRNTLNAVNAYLMG; translated from the coding sequence ATGCCTGATGCTTTATCAAAGACTATTCCAATTTGGTGCTCGGTTCTTAATTACCTTGCTTTAGGAGGGGATGTCATGTTCTTCACCCCTCCAAATACCGTATCAGCAAGTGAACATGATCAGATTCGATCAAGAGTAATTGGTTGGGCTGAATTGGCTGTAAACAATGGAATTGATGTGGAAATGCTCAAGACTAAAATCACGAAACCATTAAGACCCCTTTGGATCACACCTGATGCATATCTTCCGGATGAAGTACCTGAATTTGATGAATTCTATCCATTGATTCTCTGCACAGCTTCGAGGATGGTCCAAGATGGCACAGAGCATCGACAGGGTTATACATATGTGCAAGGGGCAGCTGACGACCATGAAGAATGGGCTCAATTGCTTACGCCAGAGCTGTTATGGTTCAATAGAGACAGCCTAGGCGATTCCAAGCATACTGATTCTGAGTTACATGAGATGATAGAAAATTTAGCTGAGCAGAGCAGTAGACTGGGTGCGGGACAGAACAAAGATACCTCTGAGATAACTTTGATCAAACCGACCAATATCTCTATTGCCAGTCGATCAGGGTGCGATGTCGAAGATTTTGTGAAGTTTGATCTTATCATAGACCTTTCGGAAAAAAGCATGtcagctgatgatgataatagAAAGAGCGGTTATAGAAAGCTCACGTACCCATTAGCAGCAGGGAAAAAAGGTTCAAAAGAGCTGCGTACCATACTCCCAGATCTTGTTGCTGTAGTCAGTAATGAGTCATTGTTTAAAGGGAAGATTCTTGTTATATGTGATACGGGCAcagatttttcagttggaGTTGCTCTTGTTATCGTGTGTCTATTCTACTCTCTGAGTTATGATTGCCTCGATTCACGTACAACCGCATTTCTTGACAAGACTGAAATCCGTAAAAGACTAGTTCACATCATTAGCGAACACAAGTGTAATCCTAGTCGAAACACCCTCAATGCAGTCAATGCCTATTTAATGGGCTAG
- the RIT1 gene encoding Rit1p (2'-O-ribosyl phosphate transferase; modifies the initiator methionine tRNA at position 64 to distinguish it from elongator methionine tRNA; GO_component: GO:0005737 - cytoplasm [Evidence IDA] [PMID 14562095]; GO_function: GO:0016740 - transferase activity [Evidence IEA]; GO_function: GO:0016757 - transferase activity, transferring glycosyl groups [Evidence IEA]; GO_function: GO:0016763 - transferase activity, transferring pentosyl groups [Evidence IEA]; GO_function: GO:0016763 - transferase activity, transferring pentosyl groups [Evidence IDA,IGI,IMP] [PMID 7954819]; GO_process: GO:0019988 - charged-tRNA amino acid modification [Evidence IGI,IMP] [PMID 7954819]; GO_process: GO:0008033 - tRNA processing [Evidence IEA]), translating into MNSNSDIDFVNGNFKESLDSLVNSSFGELSKSIRKDSRSVRNRIQSILQDSNYVQLVAASYNLPLVANERCGRWYIPPEKIKESVYFKSTDGHTGQWGFSTRRLNTHILDLILANNG; encoded by the coding sequence ATGAACTCAAATTCagatattgattttgtgAATGGGAATTTTAAAGAATCGTTGGACTCACTGGTAAATAGCAGTTTTGGCGAGCTATCGAAGTCGATACGAAAAGACTCGCGAAGTGTGAGGAACCGCATTCAGTCTATTCTACAAGATTCAAATTATGTCCAACTGGTAGCAGCTTCATACAATTTACCACTGGTAGCGAATGAAAGATGTGGACGTTGGTATATACCTCCTGAGAAAATCAAAGAGTCTGTCTATTTCAAAAGCACCGACGGTCATACTGGTCAATGGGGATTTAGCACCCGACGTCTTAATACTCATattcttgatcttatttTGGCTAATAATGGGTGA
- the FPR4 gene encoding peptidylprolyl isomerase FPR4 (Peptidyl-prolyl cis-trans isomerase (PPIase); nuclear proline isomerase; affects expression of multiple genes via its role in nucleosome assembly; catalyzes isomerization of proline residues in histones H3 and H4, which affects lysine methylation of those histones; PPIase domain acts as a transcriptional repressor when tethered to DNA by lexA, and repressor activity is dependent on PPIase activity; FPR4 has a paralog, FPR3, that arose from the whole genome duplication; GO_component: GO:0000785 - chromatin [Evidence IDA] [PMID 14981505]; GO_component: GO:0000785 - chromatin [Evidence IDA] [PMID 16959570]; GO_component: GO:0016020 - membrane [Evidence IBA]; GO_component: GO:0005730 - nucleolus [Evidence IBA,IEA]; GO_component: GO:0005730 - nucleolus [Evidence IDA] [PMID 22842922]; GO_component: GO:0005634 - nucleus [Evidence IEA,IEA]; GO_component: GO:0005634 - nucleus [Evidence IDA] [PMID 14981505]; GO_component: GO:0005634 - nucleus [Evidence IDA] [PMID 9371805]; GO_function: GO:0005528 - FK506 binding [Evidence IBA,IEA]; GO_function: GO:0016853 - isomerase activity [Evidence IEA]; GO_function: GO:0005527 - macrolide binding [Evidence IDA] [PMID 9371805]; GO_function: GO:0003755 - peptidyl-prolyl cis-trans isomerase activity [Evidence IEA,IEA,IEA]; GO_function: GO:0003755 - peptidyl-prolyl cis-trans isomerase activity [Evidence IDA] [PMID 14981505]; GO_function: GO:0003755 - peptidyl-prolyl cis-trans isomerase activity [Evidence IDA] [PMID 16959570]; GO_process: GO:0000412 - histone peptidyl-prolyl isomerization [Evidence IEA]; GO_process: GO:0000412 - histone peptidyl-prolyl isomerization [Evidence IDA] [PMID 16959570]; GO_process: GO:0000415 - negative regulation of histone H3-K36 methylation [Evidence IMP] [PMID 16959570]; GO_process: GO:0006334 - nucleosome assembly [Evidence IDA] [PMID 16846601]; GO_process: GO:0006334 - nucleosome assembly [Evidence IDA] [PMID 24297734]; GO_process: GO:0018208 - peptidyl-proline modification [Evidence IBA,IEA]; GO_process: GO:0006457 - protein folding [Evidence IEA,IEA]; GO_process: GO:0034401 - regulation of transcription by chromatin organization [Evidence IMP] [PMID 16959570]), with the protein MSAYNLLPLASFSLELIPGLPTPPIDDEFNVSVRLTMAAIDPNDAVDDEKTPSTLKIIKRVIEDYDDYDDDLLAASSDEDEDDEEEEEEEEEEEEKASKKSKKSEDEDEDEEMDDDEDDEDEDDDEDVETSETVICTLSPSSQFQQTLDLVITAGEEVLFVVEGSYPIHLTGNYVEHPYDDESDDYEESDDDEDLDDDELDYDLTPDEDEIDEDKIRELVDSEEEEEEEEEEKPAPKSKKEAKKENKKRAAEAEEEEAAAKKQKKADGKKVAFSKELEQGPTGSAAASKKPSTKKLEGGVVAEDRVVGEGPTAKSGQTVGIRYIGKLADGKVFDSNTKGKPFTFKLGAGDVIKGMDIGVTGMAVKGERRVVIPAALAYGKKKLPGIPANSELTFDIKVVKIK; encoded by the coding sequence ATGTCTGCTTACAACTTATTGCCCCTTGCTTCCTTTTCTTTGGAATTGATCCCTGGTCTTCCAACTCCCCCAATTGACGATGAGTTCAACGTGTCTGTTCGTCTCACCATGGCCGCCATTGATCCTAATGacgctgttgatgatgagaaGACCCCATCTACTTTGAAGATTATCAAGCGTGTTATTGAAGATTACGACGATTACGACGATGATCTCTTGGCCGCCTCCtctgatgaggatgaggatgatgaagaggaagaagaagaggaggaggaagaagaagagaaggcCTCCAAGAAGTCCAAGAAGTCcgaggatgaggatgaggatgaagaaatggacgatgatgaggacgatgaggatgaggacgacgatgaagatgtcgaGACCTCTGAGACTGTTATCTGTACTTTGTCTCCCAGCTCGCAATTCCAACAAACTCTCGACTTGGTTATCACTGCCGGTGAAGAGGTTCTTTTCGTTGTTGAAGGTTCTTACCCCATCCACTTGACTGGTAACTACGTTGAGCACCCTTATGACGATGAATCTGATGACTACGAGGAgtctgatgatgacgaggatctcgatgatgatgagctCGACTACGACCTTACTCctgatgaggatgagaTTGACGAGGACAAGATCCGTGAGCTTGTTGAttctgaggaagaagaggaagaagaggaagaagagaagcCCGCTCCTAAGTCCAAGAAGGAGGCCAAGAaggagaacaagaagagagctgctgaagctgaagaagaagaggctgctgctaagaagcaaaagaagGCTGACGGTAAGAAGGTCGCTTTCTCTAAGGAACTTGAGCAAGGTCCTActggttctgctgccgcttctAAGAAGCCCAGCACCAAGAAGCTTGAGGGTGGTGTCGTTGCTGAAGACAGAGTTGTCGGTGAGGGCCCTACTGCCAAGTCTGGCCAAACTGTCGGCATCAGATACATCGGTAAGCTCGCTGACGGTAAGGTTTTCGATTCCAACACCAAGGGAAAGCCATTCACATTCAAGCtcggtgctggtgatgtTATCAAGGGTATGGATATTGGTGTTACCGGTATGGCTGTCAAGGGTGAGAGACGTGTTGTCATccctgctgctcttgcttACGGTAAGAAGAAGCTCCCTGGCATCCCTGCTAACAGTGAGCTGACTTTCGACATCAAGGTTGTTAAGATCAAATAA
- the SEC1 gene encoding Sec1p (Sm-like protein involved in docking and fusion of exocytic vesicles; binds to assembled SNARE complexes at the membrane and stimulates membrane fusion; localization to sites of secretion (bud neck and bud tip) is dependent on SNARE function; interacts directly with essential exocyst subunit Sec6p; GO_component: GO:0005935 - cellular bud neck [Evidence IDA] [PMID 10427089]; GO_component: GO:0005935 - cellular bud neck [Evidence IDA] [PMID 11038189]; GO_component: GO:0005934 - cellular bud tip [Evidence IDA] [PMID 10427089]; GO_component: GO:0005934 - cellular bud tip [Evidence IDA] [PMID 11038189]; GO_component: GO:0005886 - plasma membrane [Evidence IDA] [PMID 15466482]; GO_function: GO:0000149 - SNARE binding [Evidence IDA] [PMID 10427089]; GO_process: GO:0006887 - exocytosis [Evidence IMP,IPI] [PMID 10427089]; GO_process: GO:0031340 - positive regulation of vesicle fusion [Evidence IDA] [PMID 15466482]; GO_process: GO:0015031 - protein transport [Evidence IEA]; GO_process: GO:0006810 - transport [Evidence IEA]; GO_process: GO:0006904 - vesicle docking involved in exocytosis [Evidence IEA]; GO_process: GO:0006904 - vesicle docking involved in exocytosis [Evidence IPI] [PMID 10427089]; GO_process: GO:0016192 - vesicle-mediated transport [Evidence IEA]): MLFDCSVKSNPITTAEANEIIEIFGLLDSVNPASRYKAVILDRETKKNFDRVIEVHEILDRNASSVQILDEKRQSESYLEAVYFIKPTAYNIECIAADFTRAPTRYACAHIFVTSNISDELLVKLKNSATGRYLKRLEIVHIDFWTLESQVFTLDDPFAIEQYYSSQCHDLVTKLVKKVASQLVGVCVMLDEYPIIRFYKPTSAIHEAHVLPFMIADEFQKQMDDYLRNNPNFKGVSEQRGRSVFLILDRSIDPFAPFLHEFTFQAMAYDLLPVKDGLKVEYFVDGKTGKEKVEGVISEKDPDWVGLRHLHMQEVIEKLTEKMDRLKTDNPHFAASQIGNGNSGGNTTVSDLQDMVASLPAFMETKDRFALNLHMASECMEILQRKGLSDIADVEQTVTLGVGADGIKPKNLADEFIALIADPNLGKAEKVRLVMLYSLHRGGLIEADYKKLMHHSGLDDTDIDVIRNMTVFGHPTFKTTLGKLKQSKLPKSYFSHSTEDVYSVSRFVPGVKNVVASAIERTLSADEFPYTKYEPTEGHDEMEVQASLRNPRQRAVWAKTTATSLNKQRVFVYMAGGFTQSEARSIYELNKKYPKEIIIGGDQVITPNNFLRILSRLSVSRKQLNLPCDQPKQQVPQHLFESDRQNRPSANQATPASTPAGQQASRPSSSKASSSTTQPERPPIKEKKSRFGKFFK; this comes from the coding sequence ATGCTTTTTGATTGCTCTGTGAAAAGTAATCCAATCACAACAGCGGAAGCTAACGAGATTATAGAAATTTTTGGTCTGCTCGACTCAGTTAATCCGGCGAGCAGATACAAGGCAGTAATTCTAGACCGAGAGACGAAAAAGAATTTTGACCGAGTGATAGAAGTGCATGAAATTCTCGATCGCAATGCTTCGAGTGTACAAATTCTAGATGAGAAGCGTCAGTCCGAATCATATCTGGAAGCAGTTTACTTCATCAAGCCGACTGCTTACAATATTGAGTGTATAGCTGCGGATTTCACGCGGGCTCCAACTAGATATGCCTGTGCACACATTTTTGTAACATCCAATATTAGTGATGAACTACTGGTAAAGCTAAAGAATTCAGCTACTGGGCGCTATCTCAAACGTCTGGAGATAGTCCACATTGATTTTTGGACATTGGAATCACAAGTATTTACACTGGATGACCCCTTTGCAATTGAACAGTACTATAGTTCGCAATGTCACGACCTGGTTACTAAGCTTGTCAAGAAAGTAGCCTCCCAGTTAGTAGGGGTCTGTGTAATGTTGGATGAATACCCAATTATTCGATTCTACAAGCCAACATCGGCAATTCACGAAGCTCATGTGCTTCCATTTATGATTGCTGATGAGtttcagaagcagatgGACGATTACTTGCGCAATAATCCGAACTTCAAAGGAGTAAGTGAGCAGCGTGGCCGTTCagtatttttgattttggatAGGTCTATTGACCCTTTTGCACCATTTTTGCATGAGTTCACTTTCCAAGCCATGGCATATGATTTATTGCCCGTCAAAGATGGCCTGAAAGTGGAATATTTTGTAGATGGCAAGACTGGCAAGGAGAAGGTTGAAGGTGTTATTTCTGAAAAGGATCCAGACTGGGTCGGGCTTAGACATCTTCATATGCAGGAGGTGATTGAAAAGTTGACTGAGAAAATGGACCGGCTAAAGACCGATAACCCTCATTTTGCTGCTTCTCAGATTGGGAATGGTAATTCGGGTGGGAATACAACTGTATCGGACCTCCAAGATATGGTGGCATCGTTACCTGCATTCATGGAAACAAAAGACCGTTTTGCACTCAATTTGCACATGGCAAGCGAGTGTATGGAAATCTTACAACGAAAGGGATTATCCGATATTGCAGATGTGGAACAGACAGTTACTCTCGGCGTAGGTGCCGATGGCATCAAGCCTAAAAATTTGGCTGACGAATTTATTGCACTTATAGCTGACCCCAACCTTGGTAAAGCAGAGAAAGTCCGCCTGGTGATGTTGTATTCACTACATAGAGGTGGCCTGATTGAGGCTGATTACAAGAAACTTATGCATCACAGTGGGCTGGACGATACGGACATTGATGTTATCCGCAATATGACTGTGTTTGGTCACCCTACATTTAAGACAACGCTCGGCAAGCTTAAGCAGAGTAAGCTGCCTAAAAGCTATTTCAGTCATTCTACTGAAGATGTATACTCTGTATCACGATTTGTACCTGGTGTTAAAAACGTAGTTGCGTCAGCTATTGAACGTACCTTGAGCGCAGACGAGTTCCCATACACCAAGTATGAACCAACAGAAGGTCATGATGAGATGGAAGTACAGGCATCTCTAAGAAACCCCCGCCAGCGAGCAGTATGGGCCAAGACGACTGCCACAAGTCTCAACAAACAGCGAGTATTCGTCTATATGGCAGGAGGATTTACCCAATCCGAAGCGCGCAGTATCTACGAGCTTAACAAAAAGTACCCCAAGGAAATCATTATTGGTGGTGACCAGGTCATTACGCCAAACAATTTCCTTCGTATTCTCTCCCGACTCAGCGTGTCCCGCAAGCAACTCAACCTGCCCTGTGACCAACCTAAACAACAAGTTCCCCAACATTTGTTCGAGTCTGACCGCCAGAATCGACCATCTGCCAATCAAGCTACTCCAGCCAGTACTCCAGCTGGTCAACAGGCTTCTCGCCCTTCGTCTAGCAAAGCATCCTCATCCACTACTCAGCCGGAGAGACCCCCTATCaaggagaaaaagagcCGCTTTGGCAAGTTCTTCAAGTAG